A window of the Deltaproteobacteria bacterium genome harbors these coding sequences:
- a CDS encoding UvrD-helicase domain-containing protein produces MIANLNAAQRKAVEYGNGPVLILAGAGTGKTRTLVYRLAHLIQQKEAAPARIMAVTFTRKAANEMKSRLAALLPHIPDIKTTRIGTFHSLSGALLREATGDHGQQSLLSEADQLALIKEILQQKNLSSPRWQLQEVRNRISLAQGELLTAKELAATEGEEFASLYELYQQEKLRRDLLDFDDLIGLLLQLWSRDQQVRQRHQRAFAAVLVDEFQDVNRAQYRWVQVITAAHRNLWVVGDSDQSIYSFRGSHVDIFHRFQEDYPEAAVIRLQQNYRCSKRILAAATAVISRNNNPLSCALWSAAAQGPLLRVARCRDEFQEARFVVEEIERLLGGSSHYRLYQQDYVDTPDDGQFCFSDIAILYRTHVQNRPLQEALSQAGIPFQTVGGKAPFATRAAETLLAYLHFAANPSSEDDLPLILDVPPRGLGAKARQWFAERLTGTGGSAWEALCLSCRTDDLPGRYQGGFQQLHGVVAELQRLVATEPLTTVLERAWKMTGLSDYFGQRSATASESYQWLQTLAPLYGPEPAQRTLAAFLEDLRFWQENDFYDPRADAVSLMTVHAVKGLEFPVIFVCGMDQGLFPLLRRQLQKEEMEEERRLFYVAMTRARHTLVLSSARRRFLFGEKVLLEPSRFLSEIPPEYVDRVAVAARSSKKKSSREKQLSLF; encoded by the coding sequence ATGATTGCCAATCTCAATGCAGCCCAAAGAAAGGCCGTGGAGTACGGCAATGGCCCCGTGCTCATCCTGGCAGGAGCCGGCACTGGAAAAACGAGAACTCTGGTCTACAGGTTGGCCCATCTCATCCAGCAAAAGGAGGCTGCGCCGGCAAGGATCATGGCGGTTACTTTTACCAGAAAAGCCGCCAATGAAATGAAGAGCCGGCTGGCCGCACTGCTGCCGCACATTCCGGATATCAAGACAACAAGAATCGGCACCTTCCATTCTCTCTCTGGGGCACTGTTACGAGAGGCCACTGGGGACCACGGTCAGCAGAGCCTCCTGAGCGAAGCAGACCAGCTTGCTCTCATCAAAGAGATTCTCCAGCAGAAAAACCTGAGCAGCCCCCGCTGGCAGCTCCAGGAGGTGCGCAACCGCATCTCCCTTGCCCAGGGAGAGCTGTTGACAGCCAAAGAGCTGGCAGCCACGGAGGGAGAAGAGTTCGCCAGCCTGTATGAACTCTATCAGCAGGAAAAGCTGCGGAGAGACCTGCTCGATTTTGATGATCTCATAGGTTTATTGCTCCAGCTCTGGAGCAGGGATCAGCAGGTGCGGCAGCGACATCAACGGGCCTTTGCCGCGGTGCTCGTCGATGAATTCCAGGATGTCAACAGGGCCCAGTATCGCTGGGTGCAGGTTATCACTGCTGCCCACCGCAATCTGTGGGTCGTGGGGGATTCTGATCAGTCGATCTATTCTTTTCGGGGTTCTCATGTGGACATTTTCCACAGATTCCAGGAAGACTACCCTGAGGCAGCTGTCATCAGGCTGCAGCAGAACTACCGCTGCAGCAAACGAATCCTTGCTGCAGCCACCGCAGTAATTTCTCGGAACAACAATCCTCTGAGCTGCGCTCTCTGGAGTGCTGCTGCCCAGGGGCCCTTGCTGCGTGTGGCTCGCTGCAGAGACGAATTCCAGGAAGCGCGCTTTGTGGTGGAAGAGATCGAGCGGTTGCTCGGTGGCAGCAGTCATTACCGCCTGTATCAACAAGACTATGTGGACACCCCTGACGATGGCCAATTTTGTTTCAGCGATATTGCTATTCTCTACCGTACCCATGTCCAGAACAGGCCTCTGCAAGAAGCGCTGTCGCAGGCTGGCATCCCGTTTCAGACTGTCGGCGGCAAGGCGCCATTTGCTACCAGGGCGGCAGAAACCTTGTTGGCGTATCTTCACTTTGCCGCCAATCCCTCCAGTGAAGACGACTTGCCCCTTATCCTTGATGTGCCCCCCCGGGGCCTTGGTGCCAAGGCCAGGCAGTGGTTTGCCGAGCGGTTGACAGGCACCGGGGGCTCGGCCTGGGAGGCGCTCTGTCTGTCCTGCCGGACAGACGATCTGCCGGGGCGCTACCAGGGCGGCTTCCAACAATTGCACGGCGTTGTGGCAGAGCTTCAGAGACTTGTTGCCACGGAACCGTTGACAACAGTCCTGGAGAGGGCCTGGAAGATGACAGGACTCAGCGATTATTTCGGCCAGCGCAGTGCGACTGCCTCGGAGAGCTACCAGTGGCTGCAAACTCTTGCCCCTCTGTATGGCCCGGAGCCTGCCCAGCGGACGCTTGCCGCCTTTTTGGAGGATTTGCGCTTCTGGCAGGAGAATGATTTCTACGATCCCCGGGCAGATGCTGTCTCTCTGATGACTGTGCATGCTGTTAAAGGGTTGGAGTTCCCGGTAATTTTTGTCTGTGGTATGGACCAGGGGTTGTTTCCGCTGCTGCGCCGGCAGCTGCAGAAGGAGGAAATGGAGGAGGAGCGTCGCCTCTTCTACGTGGCCATGACGCGGGCTCGGCACACCCTGGTGTTGAGCAGCGCCCGGCGTCGGTTCCTTTTCGGTGAGAAAGTGCTGCTGGAGCCTTCCCGGTTTCTCAGCGAGATCCCCCCGGAGTATGTGGACAGGGTGGCTGTTGCTGCAAGAAGCAGCAAGAAAAAATCCTCCAGAGAAAAGCAGCTGAGCCTGTTCTGA
- a CDS encoding molybdenum cofactor guanylyltransferase has protein sequence MIGVVLAGGKSRRFGRNKALELFQGERLIERQVRTLGRIFSEVIIVSNTPEVYVDLQVTLLRDIIPEQGPLGGIYTGLLYARDRGIFVAGCDMPFLQAALIGKMVELAANYDVVIPEKEGRLEPLHAAYSSRCLPHIEGMLKRKELQVIRFFPAVRVYRLGEKECQAIDPLGISFFNINTVADLSRAEELLQLQQKATAGK, from the coding sequence ATGATCGGAGTCGTCCTAGCAGGCGGCAAGAGCCGCCGTTTCGGCAGAAACAAGGCCCTGGAACTGTTCCAGGGGGAACGGCTCATAGAGCGCCAGGTCAGAACCCTCGGGCGGATATTTTCTGAAGTGATAATCGTCAGCAACACTCCGGAAGTCTATGTGGACCTCCAGGTGACCTTGTTGCGAGACATCATCCCTGAACAGGGGCCTCTGGGGGGCATATATACCGGGCTGCTCTATGCTCGGGACAGGGGTATTTTCGTGGCCGGCTGCGATATGCCCTTTCTGCAGGCCGCCCTCATAGGTAAAATGGTGGAACTGGCTGCCAACTACGACGTGGTCATTCCAGAAAAGGAAGGCCGCCTGGAGCCCCTGCATGCAGCCTATTCGAGCCGCTGTCTGCCTCACATCGAGGGTATGCTCAAACGAAAAGAGCTCCAGGTAATCAGATTTTTCCCGGCCGTGAGGGTGTACCGTCTGGGAGAAAAGGAGTGCCAGGCAATTGATCCTCTCGGCATCTCCTTTTTCAACATCAACACCGTTGCTGATCTGTCCAGAGCAGAAGAACTCCTGCAGCTGCAGCAGAAGGCAACTGCCGGCAAATAG
- a CDS encoding molybdopterin molybdotransferase MoeA yields the protein MNRRIATLEQALALIDKVAPTLATEEVSLDAALARVLCEEIRANRHEPASARAAMDGYALRSVDTAGASSDRPLFFEIVGNASAGRTPSCEVGRRQATVISTGAVLPPGADAVIPHEQVLPAPGGIQVSSALAAGAWTSQPGVDFQQGEHLLSKGAILQAAELTVIAALGRRAVLVRRRPRVAILATGDELAEPGSTAHPDKVFASNLQTVLQLVRIWGGEVITAAVVRDTLAAVVASIDEMRGLDLIVTTGGTGKGGKDFIAAAVTSLMGKIHFAGVRMTPGKQTLLASLGKTLLFALPGRPTAVFAALQELVRPALLRMLGLSCTRVPEVKATLCQAVENSRKEMLALLPCRLTFTVDGAQVWPLDRQAGGMFASMLASNALLRLDPGEIRGSGEQVAVQMVNLGLSALCYFTDKGQQIQQRPPCGK from the coding sequence ATGAACCGCAGAATAGCAACTCTTGAACAGGCGCTGGCACTGATAGATAAAGTTGCGCCAACTCTGGCTACCGAGGAAGTGTCACTCGATGCAGCTCTGGCACGGGTGCTCTGTGAGGAGATCAGAGCCAATCGCCACGAGCCTGCCTCGGCCAGAGCAGCTATGGACGGCTATGCCCTGAGAAGCGTGGATACCGCAGGCGCCAGTTCCGACCGGCCGCTTTTTTTTGAAATCGTCGGCAATGCCAGCGCCGGCCGAACGCCATCTTGCGAAGTAGGCCGGCGTCAGGCCACAGTAATATCCACTGGTGCGGTTCTGCCTCCGGGAGCAGATGCAGTGATACCTCATGAACAGGTGCTGCCTGCGCCCGGGGGCATCCAGGTCTCCTCTGCTCTGGCCGCCGGGGCCTGGACCAGCCAGCCCGGGGTGGATTTTCAGCAGGGAGAGCATCTGCTCAGCAAAGGCGCCATCCTGCAGGCTGCAGAGCTGACTGTCATTGCCGCCCTGGGCAGGAGAGCAGTGCTGGTAAGGCGGCGACCCAGGGTGGCGATTCTGGCTACCGGCGACGAACTTGCAGAGCCGGGCTCCACAGCACACCCTGACAAGGTGTTCGCCAGCAATCTGCAGACCGTTCTCCAGCTGGTGCGCATCTGGGGCGGCGAGGTGATCACCGCCGCAGTGGTGCGGGACACCCTGGCAGCGGTCGTCGCAAGCATCGACGAAATGCGGGGATTGGACCTCATAGTAACCACGGGAGGAACCGGCAAGGGAGGCAAAGACTTCATTGCTGCCGCAGTCACCTCACTGATGGGGAAGATACACTTCGCAGGAGTCAGAATGACTCCAGGCAAACAGACGCTTCTCGCCAGCCTGGGGAAGACCCTCCTCTTTGCTCTGCCGGGCAGGCCAACAGCTGTGTTTGCTGCTCTTCAAGAGCTGGTGCGTCCAGCTCTTCTGCGGATGCTGGGCCTTTCCTGCACCAGAGTGCCTGAAGTCAAAGCCACCCTCTGCCAGGCTGTGGAAAACAGCAGAAAAGAGATGCTGGCTCTGCTGCCCTGCCGCCTGACCTTCACAGTGGACGGAGCCCAGGTATGGCCGCTGGACCGCCAGGCCGGAGGGATGTTCGCCAGCATGCTGGCAAGCAATGCTCTACTACGGTTGGATCCCGGGGAAATCAGAGGCAGCGGCGAACAGGTTGCTGTGCAAATGGTAAATCTCGGTCTATCGGCGCTGTGCTACTTTACAGACAAGGGCCAGCAGATCCAGCAACGCCCCCCCTGCGGAAAATAA
- the recG gene encoding ATP-dependent DNA helicase RecG — MAGQQSELLCADPLRQSVQVVKGVGPQLARKLEARGLTTVEDLLFNLPVGYVDHRGGRRINELRAGEYVSFVANIFSAKEVQYRRRRLLEVVLSDGSGLVTAKWFHYGAWLVKRFNRVRGKVRVSGTLRLFGGRLEMHHPEVEEVEAGQQEIGGIVPRYSAIPGVSRRTYRRLMAEVVNCYVPRVPETLPAAVRRYFDLLDLQTALRQVHFPSRGPEKYPSSTVSPELRRLIFEELFFLELQILRGRQRLCGEAGQAMTLDKDFLRRVGKLLPFKLTAAQRRVMREIAADLSSGRAMNRLVQGDVGCGKTIVALLTALIVIANGFQAAVMAPTEILAQQHFFNMASYARALGIPFTLLTSRIAAAEKKSRTEAIARGEASLVVGTHALIQERVTFNRLGLVIIDEQHRFGVLQRLALRRKGVNPHLLVMTATPIPRTLAMTLYGDLEVSTIDELPPGRPQVQTVVLEARERKRVYELLRQEFLLGRQAYVIYPLVEESENSELQDVVSMTSHLQDQVFPDIKVGMLHGRLSSEEKQAIMTDFARKKIQLLVATTVIEVGIDVPDATVMVIEHPERFGLSQLHQLRGRVGRGKHPSHCILVHQGGGRESRARLAIMEQTNDGFRIAEEDLRLRGPGELAGVQQSGFANLKMANLLRDVGILRGARRAAMALIARDPEIEKPEHAAIRSKLQRQNEQAAALLGTC, encoded by the coding sequence ATGGCTGGCCAACAATCTGAACTGCTCTGTGCAGACCCCCTGCGGCAATCGGTGCAGGTCGTCAAGGGCGTCGGCCCTCAGCTGGCCCGCAAGTTGGAGGCACGAGGCCTGACCACCGTGGAAGACCTTCTGTTCAATCTGCCTGTGGGCTATGTTGATCACCGTGGTGGCAGACGGATCAACGAACTCCGTGCCGGTGAGTATGTCAGTTTTGTGGCCAACATTTTCTCAGCCAAAGAAGTTCAATACCGGCGCCGGCGTTTGTTGGAGGTGGTTCTGAGCGACGGCAGCGGGCTGGTTACGGCCAAGTGGTTCCATTATGGCGCCTGGTTGGTGAAGCGGTTCAACAGAGTCCGTGGCAAGGTTCGAGTGAGCGGCACCCTGCGCCTCTTTGGCGGCAGATTGGAGATGCACCACCCGGAGGTGGAGGAAGTGGAGGCCGGCCAACAAGAAATAGGCGGCATTGTTCCCCGCTACAGCGCCATTCCAGGGGTGAGCCGCAGGACCTATCGTCGCCTCATGGCTGAGGTGGTGAATTGTTATGTGCCCAGGGTTCCGGAGACGCTGCCTGCAGCTGTCCGCCGTTACTTTGATCTGCTCGACTTGCAGACGGCCCTGCGGCAAGTCCATTTTCCCAGCAGAGGCCCTGAGAAGTACCCCAGCAGCACAGTGTCTCCAGAACTTCGTCGACTGATCTTCGAAGAACTCTTTTTTCTGGAACTGCAGATACTCAGAGGCAGGCAAAGGCTTTGTGGCGAGGCCGGCCAGGCCATGACACTCGACAAGGACTTCCTCCGCAGGGTGGGCAAGCTCCTGCCTTTCAAATTAACCGCAGCCCAGAGAAGAGTAATGCGAGAGATAGCAGCTGACCTCAGCAGCGGCAGAGCAATGAATCGGCTGGTGCAGGGGGATGTGGGCTGCGGCAAGACCATTGTGGCCCTGCTGACAGCCCTCATTGTCATTGCCAATGGCTTCCAGGCTGCAGTGATGGCGCCGACCGAGATACTTGCCCAGCAGCACTTCTTCAATATGGCGAGCTATGCTCGTGCCCTGGGCATACCGTTTACGCTGCTCACTTCTAGAATTGCCGCAGCCGAAAAAAAGAGCCGCACCGAAGCAATTGCCAGGGGCGAAGCCAGCCTGGTGGTGGGCACCCATGCACTTATTCAGGAGCGGGTCACTTTCAACAGGCTGGGACTGGTGATCATTGATGAACAACATCGCTTTGGCGTGCTGCAGCGTCTAGCTCTGCGGCGCAAGGGGGTGAATCCGCACCTGCTGGTGATGACTGCCACCCCAATACCCCGGACCCTGGCTATGACACTCTACGGTGACCTCGAGGTATCCACCATTGATGAACTGCCGCCAGGACGGCCGCAGGTGCAAACCGTAGTTCTGGAGGCCAGGGAGAGGAAGCGAGTCTATGAGCTGCTGCGGCAGGAGTTTCTCCTGGGGCGCCAGGCCTATGTCATTTACCCCCTGGTGGAGGAATCCGAGAATTCCGAACTGCAGGATGTGGTAAGCATGACATCTCATCTACAAGACCAGGTTTTTCCTGATATCAAGGTGGGCATGCTGCATGGCCGTCTGTCTTCTGAGGAAAAACAGGCAATCATGACTGATTTCGCCCGGAAAAAGATTCAGCTGCTGGTGGCTACTACAGTTATCGAGGTGGGCATTGATGTGCCGGATGCCACTGTTATGGTAATCGAACACCCGGAGAGATTTGGCCTTTCGCAGCTGCATCAACTTCGGGGTCGGGTGGGGCGCGGCAAACACCCCTCTCACTGTATTCTGGTCCACCAGGGAGGGGGCAGAGAGAGCAGAGCGCGTCTGGCTATCATGGAGCAGACCAACGACGGCTTCCGCATAGCCGAAGAAGACCTGCGGCTGAGAGGGCCGGGCGAACTGGCAGGTGTGCAGCAGAGCGGTTTTGCTAATTTGAAGATGGCCAACCTGCTGCGTGATGTTGGCATTCTCAGGGGTGCTCGCCGAGCGGCTATGGCACTGATAGCCAGGGATCCGGAGATAGAAAAGCCCGAGCACGCAGCCATCAGGAGCAAGCTGCAGCGTCAGAATGAGCAGGCAGCCGCACTGCTTGGGACTTGCTGA
- a CDS encoding DNA helicase UvrD gives MRFLADLHIHSHYSVATSKAMIPEQLHRWAQLKGITVLGTGDCCHPGWLSELQEKLVPAEAGLYKLRADLAEAVDQAVPGRCRSPVRFLLSAEISSIYKKDGRVRKIHSLLFLPEMQSAAALQAALARIGNIASDGRPILGLDAKELLKIAREVSEEIVLVPAHAWTPHFSILGARSGFDSLQECFEELTPLIPAIETGLSSDPPMNWRLADLANVRLISNSDAHSPAKLMREANLFDTDLTYAAIMRAICEPHNRAFLGTIEFFPQEGKYHYDGHRSCQIRLSPEETRKAGGLCPRCNRPVTVGVMHRVEELADFPPGHRPPGALPFRALIPLAEIIAEIEQVGMNSKKVDKLYMELLSRFGNEYHILVEEELQRLRSLGYNLLAAGIAKVREGQVSISPGYDGEFGTIRVFDGEERRELSGQLGLF, from the coding sequence TTGCGCTTCCTAGCCGATCTGCACATTCATTCCCATTACTCGGTAGCCACGAGCAAGGCAATGATCCCTGAACAGCTGCACCGCTGGGCGCAGCTCAAGGGGATCACTGTTCTGGGTACAGGAGACTGCTGCCACCCTGGCTGGCTCAGTGAACTGCAAGAGAAACTGGTCCCTGCTGAAGCCGGTCTCTATAAGCTCAGGGCGGATCTGGCAGAAGCAGTCGATCAGGCCGTTCCCGGGCGCTGCCGCTCCCCGGTGCGGTTTTTGCTGAGCGCTGAAATCAGCAGTATCTACAAAAAAGACGGCCGGGTTCGCAAAATTCATAGTCTCCTTTTCTTGCCGGAGATGCAAAGTGCCGCGGCTCTGCAAGCAGCTCTGGCGCGCATCGGCAATATTGCCTCGGACGGACGGCCGATCTTGGGTCTAGACGCCAAGGAGCTCCTGAAGATTGCCAGGGAGGTATCAGAGGAGATCGTTCTGGTGCCAGCGCACGCCTGGACGCCTCACTTTTCCATACTCGGCGCCAGATCCGGTTTCGACAGTCTGCAGGAGTGCTTTGAAGAGCTGACTCCCCTCATTCCGGCTATAGAGACTGGCCTCTCCTCGGATCCACCCATGAACTGGCGGCTGGCAGATTTGGCAAATGTGCGCCTCATATCCAACTCCGATGCCCATTCGCCGGCCAAGCTCATGCGGGAAGCAAATCTGTTCGACACGGATCTCACCTATGCTGCTATCATGAGGGCGATCTGCGAACCGCACAACAGGGCGTTCCTCGGGACAATTGAATTTTTCCCGCAAGAGGGCAAATATCATTACGACGGTCACCGCTCTTGTCAAATACGACTGTCACCCGAGGAGACCAGAAAGGCAGGAGGTCTTTGCCCCAGGTGCAACCGACCTGTCACTGTGGGGGTGATGCACCGGGTGGAGGAGCTGGCAGATTTCCCCCCGGGTCATCGTCCACCCGGCGCCCTGCCATTTCGAGCTCTCATACCCCTGGCAGAAATCATCGCAGAGATAGAGCAGGTGGGGATGAACAGCAAGAAGGTGGACAAGCTCTATATGGAGCTCTTGAGCAGATTCGGCAATGAGTACCACATCCTGGTCGAGGAGGAGCTGCAAAGATTGAGAAGCCTTGGCTACAATCTGCTGGCTGCAGGCATTGCTAAGGTAAGAGAGGGGCAGGTGAGCATTTCGCCTGGCTATGATGGGGAGTTTGGCACCATACGGGTGTTTGACGGCGAGGAAAGGAGAGAACTTTCGGGTCAGCTAGGTCTATTTTGA
- a CDS encoding CDP-alcohol phosphatidyltransferase family protein produces MLKGSTLETVYYRFLGKYLVPCCVFLRLKPNHVTIFGALSGLAAGICFVFSPLWGGALTLLTGLLDTLDGALARQLGQEERRGAFMDSVLDRYTELCILGGIWAYFYRVGGATPLMTVTIVLVLFGSLMVSYTRARAEALRVSCMVGLFQRGERIIAIGVTGMVNSIVNLTARANEAAVLGQDAVLIVVLILLAVGTNLTALWRFFHVCNQLRS; encoded by the coding sequence ATGCTTAAAGGAAGCACACTGGAGACTGTCTACTACCGGTTTCTGGGCAAATACCTGGTACCTTGCTGCGTATTTCTTCGTCTGAAGCCGAATCATGTCACCATCTTTGGTGCCCTTTCCGGCCTGGCAGCGGGTATATGCTTTGTCTTCAGCCCCTTGTGGGGTGGAGCCCTCACCCTGCTCACCGGTCTTCTGGACACTCTCGACGGAGCGCTGGCTCGGCAGCTTGGCCAGGAAGAAAGACGCGGCGCCTTCATGGATTCGGTGCTGGACCGGTACACAGAGCTCTGCATCCTGGGAGGCATCTGGGCCTATTTTTACCGAGTGGGTGGTGCTACTCCGCTGATGACAGTAACCATCGTTCTGGTGCTGTTTGGCTCTCTGATGGTCAGTTACACCCGGGCCAGGGCAGAAGCGCTGCGGGTATCATGTATGGTGGGCCTGTTTCAGCGAGGAGAGCGCATTATTGCCATCGGCGTCACAGGCATGGTCAATTCCATAGTGAACCTGACTGCCAGGGCAAACGAAGCTGCGGTGCTCGGCCAGGACGCGGTGCTGATCGTAGTCCTCATTCTGCTGGCCGTAGGAACCAACCTGACTGCTCTGTGGCGCTTTTTTCACGTCTGCAACCAGCTGCGCTCGTAA
- the fdhD gene encoding formate dehydrogenase accessory sulfurtransferase FdhD: MAEIPCTTTANLTQEVGALRIRGDSSRQGKATVVREIPLTIFLNGREIVTLLCTGAHVESLAVGFLRSEGLLHRRQSITAVEVDRQTHVVRVSSSEETSSAVELQGKRTVTSGCGKGTLFYHVLDSIHSRAIRSPLTVTVAQIRRLMSKLNQRSELYRLSRGVHNCALAAGEEILIFRTDIGRHNAVDMIVGECFLNDISTSDKILVTTGRITSEILIKAAKMKLPMLISRSAATSLSLDLARDLNITVVGLVRGGGMVVYTGRENVIMQTAGSS, encoded by the coding sequence ATGGCAGAGATCCCTTGCACTACTACCGCCAACCTCACCCAAGAAGTGGGGGCCCTGCGAATCCGGGGAGACAGCTCGCGGCAGGGCAAAGCCACAGTGGTAAGGGAGATTCCCCTCACCATCTTTTTGAACGGCCGGGAGATTGTTACCCTTTTATGCACTGGAGCTCACGTGGAGAGCCTGGCCGTGGGCTTTCTCAGGTCGGAAGGTCTTCTGCACCGCCGGCAGAGCATCACCGCCGTGGAAGTGGATCGGCAGACGCATGTGGTCCGGGTCTCTTCCAGTGAAGAGACCAGCAGCGCCGTCGAACTCCAGGGCAAGAGAACTGTCACCTCTGGCTGCGGCAAAGGAACCCTCTTTTACCATGTGCTGGACTCGATCCACAGCCGCGCAATTCGCTCGCCCCTCACTGTGACCGTGGCACAGATTCGCCGGCTCATGTCCAAACTGAATCAGCGCTCCGAGCTGTACCGCCTTTCTCGGGGTGTGCACAACTGCGCCCTGGCTGCAGGTGAGGAGATACTGATTTTCCGGACTGACATCGGCCGCCACAATGCGGTTGATATGATTGTCGGAGAATGTTTTCTCAACGATATCTCGACCAGTGACAAGATCCTGGTCACCACCGGGCGGATCACCTCGGAGATCCTGATCAAGGCGGCGAAAATGAAGCTCCCCATGCTGATATCACGTTCTGCTGCAACCAGCCTCTCTCTGGATCTGGCTCGAGATCTGAACATAACAGTAGTCGGTCTGGTGAGGGGAGGCGGCATGGTGGTTTACACCGGCCGCGAAAACGTCATAATGCAAACGGCAGGCAGCAGCTGA
- a CDS encoding YkgJ family cysteine cluster protein produces MDREQAVLPTTSSGLLAAVKTALRQVVAELRVPDCFAELLAEVQQDECYLSLQRSWDRFDAAQRQRGWQQLRSFMVQAAYRRRPYCIRCGECCRRSTPSLHPEDVDLLQQGVILPGQLYTLRKGELVNFNLAGRLARLPVELIKVKQQQGTTQCIFYQADRGRCALYQHRPLQCRVQACWDPGQLERLWQRRKLSRRDLFQQNREVLNLLQSHEERCGVEQLYLACQRFRETGGRQGGEQLLAMLQADAHWRASFAESLPQRAAEMDFLFGRPLMELIKVFSLEAADGSEGGIRFSSQEP; encoded by the coding sequence ATGGATAGAGAACAGGCTGTTTTGCCAACCACCAGCAGCGGACTCCTGGCCGCGGTGAAGACGGCCCTGCGGCAGGTAGTTGCCGAGCTGCGCGTCCCGGACTGTTTTGCGGAACTCCTTGCCGAGGTGCAGCAAGACGAATGCTATCTGAGCCTCCAGCGGTCCTGGGACAGGTTTGATGCAGCTCAGCGGCAGCGCGGTTGGCAGCAGCTGAGAAGCTTCATGGTGCAGGCAGCCTACCGGCGCAGGCCGTATTGCATTCGCTGTGGGGAGTGCTGTCGAAGATCCACTCCCTCACTGCATCCAGAAGATGTGGATCTTCTGCAGCAGGGCGTGATTTTGCCCGGCCAGCTCTACACCCTGAGAAAGGGTGAACTCGTCAACTTCAACCTGGCAGGCAGGCTGGCAAGGCTGCCAGTGGAACTGATAAAAGTCAAACAGCAGCAGGGAACGACTCAGTGCATTTTTTACCAGGCTGACCGTGGCCGCTGCGCCCTATACCAGCATCGCCCCCTGCAGTGCCGCGTGCAGGCATGCTGGGATCCCGGGCAACTGGAACGATTGTGGCAGCGACGGAAGCTGAGCCGCCGTGATCTGTTCCAGCAGAACAGGGAGGTACTGAATCTGCTCCAGAGTCACGAGGAGCGCTGCGGGGTGGAGCAGTTGTACCTGGCGTGTCAGCGGTTCCGTGAAACTGGAGGGCGGCAGGGCGGCGAGCAATTGTTGGCAATGCTGCAGGCCGACGCTCATTGGCGGGCCTCTTTTGCCGAGAGCCTGCCGCAAAGAGCAGCGGAAATGGATTTTCTTTTTGGCAGGCCGCTGATGGAGCTCATCAAAGTTTTTTCCCTGGAGGCCGCAGATGGCAGCGAAGGCGGCATCCGCTTCTCCAGCCAGGAGCCTTGA
- the mobB gene encoding molybdopterin-guanine dinucleotide biosynthesis protein B gives MPSIVSVVGKSKVGKTTFIEKLVPELQRRGYRLGTIKHDAHDHADIDHPGKDSWRHRQAGAQTVALSSPSRIALIKEVPEELDLDSIVAMYFQDEDLVLTEGYKGSNKAKIEIFRSEVHEELLCTPADRLLAVVSDVSLPVEVPCFDLEDVAGVASLLEERFLRAASDTTMIVRLDGKRLPMKSFVRDFVVGGITGMLSALRGYRTPSRIDIAIRLPKQQREST, from the coding sequence ATGCCCAGTATTGTATCTGTTGTGGGCAAGTCTAAAGTTGGCAAGACAACCTTTATCGAGAAACTCGTGCCCGAGCTGCAGCGACGAGGATATCGGCTGGGTACTATCAAGCACGATGCCCACGATCACGCCGACATTGATCATCCGGGAAAAGACAGTTGGCGGCACCGCCAGGCAGGCGCCCAGACCGTGGCCCTCAGTTCACCTTCCAGAATCGCCCTCATCAAAGAGGTGCCGGAAGAACTGGATCTGGACAGCATCGTTGCCATGTATTTCCAGGATGAAGATCTGGTGCTCACCGAAGGCTACAAGGGGAGCAACAAGGCAAAGATCGAGATCTTCCGCAGTGAAGTGCATGAAGAGCTGCTCTGCACCCCGGCAGATAGACTGCTAGCTGTGGTGAGCGATGTGTCACTGCCTGTGGAGGTGCCCTGCTTCGACCTGGAAGATGTGGCAGGAGTAGCGTCCTTGCTGGAAGAGCGCTTTCTGCGTGCCGCCTCTGATACAACCATGATCGTCCGGCTGGACGGCAAAAGGCTTCCCATGAAATCTTTTGTCAGGGACTTTGTGGTGGGCGGCATTACTGGCATGCTTTCAGCACTGCGAGGCTACAGAACTCCCAGCAGGATAGACATAGCTATTCGCTTGCCGAAGCAACAGAGAGAATCCACATGA